The window TGTTATCTTTCCTAGTAGTCATATACAATTGtattatattatttactttatttatgaACATTAGCTAGCTAAACAATCAACTTTGCAAGAAAATGTTATTAATGACTAGTTGGCTTCTaatctatatataaaagatCAATGACTCTCATTGTTGTTCTTTTTAAGGACCTCATATTGACTCATTATtcattgaaagttttttttagtgcacctttgttcaaaatattatgtatcCATTTAGTATAACCATTCAACCATAGTTTGTTTGTATTCTATTATGTCAATTGTATCCATTTAGTGTAATGTTCAActagagtttatttattttatatcatgttAAATTGTAAACTACGAGTTATAATACTGTCAAATCTATTTGCATATAGCTAGTGAGGTGGGTTTAGGTATGAGGTAACACTTAAGTTTGGAATAGCACTTGGAGGATTCAAAAGCTGCTCTCTTCATGTGTATGTAGAGGGTGCTCCTCATAACCATAATCTAAAAGGGCGATTTAAATCATAAGTTAAAAAGGCAAATTACAACTAGAATACAATTGTATGCATGGATGTCTACATTCTAAGCCTAGAACCTCCGACTTGATTTGAAGCTTTAGAATAATACATATAGGATAGGTTGCACCAAATCactataaaattttaagtttatttttctatatttcatattttctttatatatatatataattattttttattgtttttatgaaggaaaagtgagttttaaaaaaagtaacatcaacttttataaatccattttatttttattcatttaaaaatattttttaaaatatatgcacttttttataaatcagatagttatttcttaaaatatcattttacttgataatattaaataaaattataaaaagtaatttatcattttaatttaataaaattattttacaaataattattttatacatttttattatataacatgagatacaaattatttaaaaaaaaaattctccaaaattgataaataacacaggaattttaaaaataaaaaatacaattaaaactaaaatgcttaaaaattaaatacaattaaaacaaaaaaaattcaattttttttttaaatattgactCCCAttgtgtttctaatattttttttgaatctaTATTTTCTATCAGTATTATTTAacaaagtgaaagttaatattttatttttatatttttagttttaattttttttaattttaattgtatttttattatttttttaaattttcttattttatctaTGTCAAATCAATtcttatggttaaaaaaaaaaaaaagaagaagaaaaactgTGTTATTAACTTGATTAATAAAGATTATTTAAGGAAACAATTATTGACCTGTAAAAACAATTATTGaagataaaactaatttataaaacttgagttttatttttgtatatttttttaaattagtgaatcaaaatctatttttcattttttctatttatatataattattttttattgtttatgtcATAATGTTACTTATTTATCtcttatattcataatttatatttgttaaaatttaaaatagagaCCAACACCCAATTCACTATCATTTTTTGGTATTTATCTTAAGTTGGTATAATTAGAATCTCATTTTTCGTAAAGAGTATCTTAggtttttcaatcaaatatctcttattaattttgatgataaaaataaatcataatttaaatcaACAAGatcttttattctataaattctAATTAGTTGTAATTTGAGAATAtaacttcttttattatttatttttaacttttcctTTGTATGGGCCTAAGCTGAGGcccatttgaaaatttgaatttaaaacatTGGCCCAACCAACGCACGGGCAGTGGCATGGGTGGTAAATATATGGGCTCTCCGGGTCAAAGGTTTAAATGGCCACGCCGTCCTGTCCTGAGGTGTCCTTCACTCTCTGGTCTCTCTCTGCTCCTACTCTCATTCTCGGAACCCTCCTCCACGCCCAACCTTCAAAAACCTaagtttagggttagggttttttcttttcttttaaatgtaaTGCTTCTTCGTAAGTTCTTGAGGCCATCTCGAAAACAGCAATGTACGGTCACCCGCAACACATGAGCATGCACAACCAGATCGCCGGCGACGACGACGACGGCGCTGCTTCGGAGTCCATCGATAATCCTCATGTCCATTATGATGCCCACGTTCTCCAAGACGGAGTCGTCCCCGGCATGGAAGTCGCCGGAGACGTACCCTCCGACGCTGTGTACGTCGCCGATGGCTCCGAAGTCGCTCTTCAACCCAGCGACGCTACCAATCAGCTTACGCTCTCCTTCCGCGGCCAAGTTTATGTTTTTGATTCTGTTACGCATGAAaaggttgattttttattattttctgtgCTTAAATTCCCTGATTTAGGGTTTATTTCTTGGTTCTGTTTGGTTGcggagaaaatgtaggaaacgaaacgaaaatgaaaaattttggattttctttatCTGAGTTACTTGCGAACCAAGAAAACTAAATTCTGAATTACTCGGGCCTAATACGATTATTTGGTTTCGCTGTGTTGCTTTTCAAGTGACACTGaatatataacataaaaaatatgggactaaaaattttatttccctttttcttatttttcccgGCAATCAAACAGAGAACTAAGATTGAGCTATGTTAGAGTCTTATGATTTCGTTATTGAATCTTTGTTTTGTTGTTAATTGcgaattaagaaacaaaaatctcaATTACTTAAGGCTTAACATGATTATTTAGTTTAGTGATGGTGCGCTTCCAATGGGACTAAATGTGACTCAAAAATTTTCTCTGCTCGGGTTTCTGAGCAACCAGATAGCGAATTAGGGTTCATCATTTGCAGGGTTTTAGGATTTGATTATTAAAGATTTTATTTGGTTGGTCATTTCAGGTTCGATCTGTGCTATTACTTTTGGGGACACCAGAACTATCTTCCATTGCACATAATATGGAAATAGTACCTCAAAATCAGAGGGTATTTCTTGCCTTGCAACTTATTTTCCCTAATACATACTATTGGTTGAGTTAGTTTAATGATTGATTATTGCACTTTATCTAGGCTTTAACAGACTTCCCTGGACCATACAATCAACCTCATAGAGCAGCTTCTTTAAATAGGTTCCGTCAAAAGAGAAAAGAGCGGTGTTTTGATAAGAAAATTAGATATAATGTCCGCCAAGAAGTTGCACTCAGgtactatgattttttttttcttttttctttttaatctgttcaaatttatccatatttttttgttttttttttgttttttagttggtttgaatttatccatttttttgttacttttaataaaatcaagatatttaaagtaaatacGAAGTGGTGTTTTGCAAAGAAATCATTAGAGTTGCAAACTGGTTGGCATGTGCATACAAAAATCCTTTTGACATTGGAAAAAAGATGATTTGTTACTAAATCTTCTAGGACTTTTAGGTTAACATTGATGATAGTTTTAAGTGCATTGATGCATATTTGTATTTGAAGTTCGAAGAATCAACTTGACTTGAAAAAGACTCCCTGAGTGTTATTAGAAGAAATATTCATCGATATAGTTAAAACGTACATGTGAAGCATTCCTCCCTCCCAAATTTACAAGAAACTTATCAAAAGAAATGGATGATTGAATCTTCTCCAATATACTAATAACACCTAGACATCAATATAGTATCACATGACTTTATACAATATAAAGTGACTCAATATTCCATGAGGGTTACCCCATCTTCTttgaaaagaaatcaaattaatgtTCCTCACTTCCTCTCCTTGCTATCCAAACCCTCCCAATCTACACATTGAATACCAATCAAGATTAGCAACATTGACAGGAGTTCCCTTAAATGTTGTGGTATAAGAGGCTCAATAAGAGGAATAGAAATAGATTAAATTCCA is drawn from Vitis riparia cultivar Riparia Gloire de Montpellier isolate 1030 chromosome 18, EGFV_Vit.rip_1.0, whole genome shotgun sequence and contains these coding sequences:
- the LOC117907732 gene encoding GATA transcription factor 25; its protein translation is MYGHPQHMSMHNQIAGDDDDGAASESIDNPHVHYDAHVLQDGVVPGMEVAGDVPSDAVYVADGSEVALQPSDATNQLTLSFRGQVYVFDSVTHEKVRSVLLLLGTPELSSIAHNMEIVPQNQRALTDFPGPYNQPHRAASLNRFRQKRKERCFDKKIRYNVRQEVALRMQRNKGQFSSSKKSEGTFSWDSVQDSGQDESPPETLCTHCGTSSKSTPMMRRGPTGPRSLCNACGLFWANRGSLRDLSKKNQDHSLNQIERGDGEANDSDCGTSGYINNNHVAFSNSDNPALIPEQ